The Larimichthys crocea isolate SSNF chromosome I, L_crocea_2.0, whole genome shotgun sequence genomic interval tcgatcgaacccaggttaagaaccactgatttagagttatgtaaagcttttgatgggatagttaggtcctagagatgtggtgacaagagctgcacagaggggggcccaatttgatttttatgttcatggggcccaaaatccCTGGTGGCGCACCTGCCCAGTGTGATATCTTTTCATAGGGGCCCAAAATCCCTGGTGGCGCCCTTGACAATGAGTCACTTTTCCTGATCATACCTGACAGGATGGACTGAGGGCACAGAAATCCCGCTTATATAGGCGGCGGGCGTGGTCACTGCGCATGACGTCATGAAATTTGTGTAACAACGTTCCGTCGGTTTCTCGGACGCTCGCCATCTTTGAAGACGACAGTCAGAGACGTTTTTCAGCTTCTTTGttgacacatttcacacaaactACAAACCTCACTCGGTCAGAGGCGTGTGATTGTTCGGAGGAAGGTAAGGCCGATTCTTGGGTCACGTCCAGCAGCCGCTGCATCACTCCGCCGTCctcagctaacgttagccagtTAGCTCTGAAGACACTCGACGTCTCGCCAACATGGCAGATCCGGATCCGGCTAACAGCTTCGTGGCTAGTCggttttttattattagctGGCTGGATTTCTTTTGGGGGCCGCTGTGGTGATAATTATTCAGTGTAACACACGCCATAAAATCCACCATAGCAACATAGAGTGAAAAGCTAGACTGACCGTGATaacagtgttgttgtgtgtgtgggtggctAACGTGGTTAGCATGCTCGGCGCTTGTCGGGCCTAGACAAACAGTCCGACGGAAACAAACAGTCTCTGCGTCATGTGTTTAACCTCTGTCGGTCCGCTGGATACAGCCATAAATACACCTAATGTTGAGCTGTGAATCTCTGCGTGTGTCAGTGCAACTATCGATAAAACATCGATATATAGACGCATTAGCTGTTTTTTctattgtgtgtttgcagtcctCTACGTCACGTAAACATTACAGACAGataaatgactttatttattcGTCATAGCAGTGCGGTGTCTGCCACAATCTGATTACTGTCATATTTAGGCAGAAGTATATTATATTAAGTATATTTTTCCTTCAATCAGTTTTTGGCAGGAGAAAAGATTGTAAtggtctttttaaaaagaatttcAAGCTGTCCTCTGAGCTCAGATCTTTTATATTATGAAGCTCATGAATGACATCAAGTCATATTTAGGCAGAAATAACCTCTCTGTAACTATACTATGCCTTCACTCAGTTTTTGACAGgtgaaaactgcaaaacacatcCAATAAACTAATGCAGAGTCACGAGGATCATTGCAAAAGTTATTCATCTTTATTGAAAACCCACCAATAAATCATAATCGTTATAGTCTAATTTTCAAAGACCGGGCTAAAGAAAGTCATCAGACATACCAAGCACATAGAGGCATGACTGTCTGATTTCGCTACAAAGCACACATCTTTTGACCACAGTTGTAATAATTACATAACAACTAATGTTGAACTTTTGAAGACACATGCCTTTGCTAcaattacattacaatacagttgtgtgtatctgcatattACAATTTTAAACCAGAGCAAAACAGACGTTTTTGTGTGCGCGCTCCCGTGGCCAGAAATCAGATTCTGGCTAACGATCACTTTTTGGCACGACACCGGTGTATTTggatacaataaaaatacaatacaataaaatactgaggtaggaaaacttaaaaaaacacaagataaataggtAGATAAGATGCGGTGGCAATATAAAATAAGGAattatttcattgtttatttgttttgctggTTATTTTGTTAGAGCCTCCGACACGTTTgaccaaaagtccaaaaatcAAAGATATGAAGCTCACTGTGATACATACAGTAGAGTAAAGCTCTTAGTATTTCTACATGAGAAGCTGGGAATGTTAATTATTGCTTTGTTACTTTACTGCAGCTGGCCACATGTATAATTTGGGGAGCGAGGCTATCTTCACAAACAAATCCTATTTGTAATGTTGCAGCTGAGTCCAtggatacaaaaaaaacaacattacaatAACTGATCGTGGTCCTTTTATGATGCCAGGTTATTCCACTCTGAATTGTTTTTCCCGTGTCTTTTTTCAGATGCGGCACTCAAAGCGAATGCGTTCCCCAGGCGTCTGGCTCGACGAGTACAGCTGGGAAGAGAGGATGGAGTGTCGTAAACGCAGGAAACGAGACTCGCACAGCAGCGAGAGAGAAAATAAGTCTCGGAGGACTCTGCGTCACCACAAGACACACGAGGGGTAAAGATTATTTGTTGTGCAGTATAATAGTTTAATAATTGTGTTGAACATTATATAAATAGCTAGATTATCTAGTGACTTCCACTTGGACCTCGTAATGTGTAGATAGAGACCAACTTTAGCCAAATACAATCAGATCAGATGCTGATGAAATGCTGTTCAAGTCTAACCTAATACCTCTATCTATCTTTAAATGAGAGGCGGCAGCAGTGACGCTGGTGAAATTGCAGAGCAACCATTCACAAATGGAGATGAGTTAGGATTTTAAAAATAGTGACtctgcatcattttaaaaatgtgattatctAATTATTAGATAAGTCCATTTATACTGGTGCTCGGTGGCCTGTGCTGCATTGTTTTTGATGAAGTTTCCAGGTTTGTAAACAACTCCATGTGGAAGAGAACGTACATTATAAAACACAGCTCTGACAAATATACGACttctttttattacattactgAAATGATAGATGGATCTTCAGCGACAACACAGTCCAGTTGCAATCCAAGTGACCTTCTGGTGAGGTTACATGcaatgttaatgttttgtaaTTCAAGCTTTTTGTATGATGACCCATGGGGGTTGCATTAGGTGTTTTCAGATGTACTCTAATTTTAATTCTGTAGAGAGGCAGACTTCTTCCTGGAAGACAACTTGACACCAGCAGGGTGCTAGGGCCCGTGGGATTTCTCAGTCTTTTTTAGATGCTTAGGTGCTAAGATGGCACGCTGGGTGGGCACGCTGGATCTGAACTTTCTGAGCAAATGCAACCTTAAAGAGCAGACGTCAGAGAGTGATGTCTATCCAATGACTTGTTGGAAggtaatatttcttttattggaAGAAATTAACAAAtttccccaaacttttttttgtcaacctTTTAATTCCATATTGGAAGACACGGTACCACACAGATGATCATTTCAGGCATGAGGAGTTTTGCAGGTGTAAAATCGCAGATCCTATTACGCCCCATCAGTTTACACAGAAAAGCTTTCAACAACTGTCAATGCCACATCTTTGTGGCTCTCTGTCAAGGTGAATGACTTTTAAGGCAGGCATGCTCTGGGCTGCGATGGATATTCGTATAAATGCTAACATTGCACAAACGTGTGCTATTAAATGTTGGAATTTGCAAGCTCTTAAAAATGCTATTCGCACGGTGGTAATCTGTTAAATGCTTTCTCAACTGCAGCCTCTCATTGAACAGGATGCTCGGTGTTTGGTGGCTGTAAATCAGTATGTTGCTAATTACAAATGTTATATAAATGGCTCGGGATAGTGTGACGGGCAATAGGCGGGCCATTAGCACCATCATATAGTCTTCATTTTAGAGTTTGACCGCAGACAAGGGACTGGAGCGTTTCTGACCTGACCTGTGTTTTGTCATCCttgttttttaaaccttttgtttccttttctttgacTGCAGGCATTACCTGGAGACCCGCAGTTTGAACCAGAGACTGGACACTCGGGAAGGTCACAGTTTGGACATGGTGTGTGAGGAGGGCACTCGTGAAGACACCTACAAGGACAGAGACGAGGACTGGCACCACTACAGCAAATCATCCGGGCGCAGTGGTCGGAGTGGTCGCAGCAGACGAAGCAGCCGCaggaacagagacagaaggcGGAGACGAAGCCACTCCCGCCACCGGTCCTCCACGGTACGAGAACCTCCTTCTCCCCTCTAGTTCCCTCTCCTGTCTATACCACCAGTTCGAATGGGTCATTATCACTGGTGTTTAGCCAATGCTTAACACCTATCTCTTTGTCTCCCTGtatctctctgtgtgctctACTCTTCTCTAGTAAGCATGATTTTCAGTAATGGGTAGGGGGACTCAGAAAGTAAGGGGGTTGTCAGTGTTTATAGATTTTCAAGAGAACAGTGGACCCAGTATTTGTGCGGGCAGTTATGGGACGTGATGGTAAAGAATTAAGTTGTATAGGAAGAGTTACAAACAACCACATGTAGAAAGACTGTAATCAATCAAGTTCAGTTTTTTCTGTACTACTCTGAGAAAGTCTCTCATCTGAAAATCTTGTTgccatgtttttcttctgtaaCACACACTATGTGGTGGCTGGCGCCCAATTTCTCTGACGGGGCTGAATTTGAATTTGCTGCTCCGTCCTTCCGTCCATTCGCCTGGCGGTGTTACTGAACGGGCCGAATCTATCCACCCCTACACCTCCCCCCCCTTGGCCTGGTTGAATGAATGACGATGATGTCGCATTGTGGTGGCCTGGTGCTGGCTGATGACTGATGGGTTATTGATGTGATGGCGGATTGCGGCGGTTCcgggtgcagaggaggagccATCACCGCAGGAGCAGGAAAAGATCCAGGAGTGTTGAGGATGATGACGAGGGTCACCTCATCTATCACAGTGGAGACATGCTGAGAGCGAGATGTATAGAatatatacctttttttttcatactgttGTTCACActttgtctctcactctcttgtGTCTGGTTTTTATTTCCAATCATTAATTTAGAGGCTGAAGTATTTGGGCCAGTAGActtaatttgtttttggttaGATATTGCTTGTCAGTGTAATATATTTAGCTTTGAGTTGTATGCCAGTGTTCAGAAGCCTGTTTTTATATTAGTGTAGCTAAACAGAGCAATGTAACAACAGGCTGAGAACCAGCCAAAGGGCAGTGTATCACCGtgtcactgctgtgtttctaaCTTCAGTTTTCTATCTTCTGTAGATGAGATTGTGTGTACTCTAGGAGAGGGTGCCTTTGGGAAGGTCGTCGAATGCATTGATCACACAAAGTAAGTATGAAAATGTGGATATTTCTCCCAGCCcaatgttttaaatattgtcCTTcatttgatgttaaaaaaaatatttgttatatttgcaGTGATGGAGCTCGAGTAGCTCTGAAGATCATTAAAAATATAGACCGCTACCGCGAGGCAGCTATGTCTGAGGTAGAGGTGCTTGAGCAGTTGAAGTCCCTCGACTCTGATAAGAGATAGTAAGTCATTCCATTAAAATATTCATACCACAAATGTTAGTCTTTATCACAGACAAGCAAGAAACTTACCTTGCATCTACTACGCCCTTCTTCCCCTTTAGTGCTTGTGTGCACATGCTGGACTGGTTTGACTACCACGGCCACATATGTATTGCCTTTGAGCTGCTTGGCCTCAGCACCTACGATTTCCTCAAGGAAAACAACTTCCAGCCTTTCCCCGTAGAGCACATCAGGCACATGGCCTACCAGATCATCAAAGCAGTGCGATGTgagtaaagacaaaaaagacacatgcatacacagaaaatgcagtatatatttaaaaatacagcttgctttaaaatgtattgtgcTCTTGTCTTTCAGTTTTACACAAGAACAAGCTGACCCACACAGATCTGAAGCCTGAGAATATTCTCTTCATTGATTCAGACTACGATATGGAGTACAACTCTGAAATGGTGAGCATCCTAAGTATTTATCCAGAGAGATCAGAGCTGCAGAAGTctgaaaacatttagtttgtgcCTGCAGTTTTATTAGAAgcatgactgtttttgtttttgtcagaaaCGGGATGAGCGCACATTGAGGAACGCAGATGTGAAAATTGTGGACTTCGGTAACGCCACATATGAACATGAGCACCACACGTCTGTGGTGTCGACACGTCACTATCGTGCTCCAGAGGTCATTTTAGGTAAGAAGCACAGCACTGAAACTTTAAATGGATCCTTCAGTGGGGACATTGTTATTGATCTAATGTTGTGTCTTTCAGATCTCGGCTGGAACCATTCCTGTGATGTCTGGAGTGTGGGTTGTATCCTCATTGAGTACTACCTCGGTTCTACTCTCTTCCAGGTAGGTGGCAGTAGAGAGCACAATGACACTGATACTATGGGTGAGGTCGAAGAGTCAATTTTGCTCAGGAACATTcttaactgagtgaaatgacccggaAGTATTAACATAGCCACCAcgataagagctgtttgaattctcaaagtgttaaggaaaggagcttcgctgcttcctttattatctcctttagcgtaggatacaccggaccatcctttaggaaaggaaaggagataatgcCGCTCCACAATTCCTTGCGTCAGCGACAAAAAAACGGCGCATCATTCAGTCATACACAACCAGACACTAATATATTTAAACAGTGAGATGCAGCCTGCAGCGGAGAGAGcatgtgaatatgaacatacgtgttgacgaGATGTAAAACTTTGATCGTGAAGCGctttctgttgttgactgtggagctgcgttcacacacagtaaaaactgacatccagcgtcctgcagatcatcatgaagttaccgTTGATTATTAATCATCTTTCATAATCATAACTTGTTaataaacacttcatttgactcctgtgacaggtggacaatattcattcattatttgaaATCTGACGTTGATAattaagtcatatttttcaccGGGTTTTCcacgtttatatttcctgcattaaaCTACATGCGAAGAGCGCACAGGGAGTATCTAGTAATGcacgttttgtagtccatcttctggactttgtagttttaccacagatcacgtcaataacattCGCCGTTGCATAATGACGTAGTCTCAATGTAAGagcagtcggattctctgaacaccgcgGCCGTCTCCTCATGAatcctccttcacatctttccttgaccttgtgaccttttccatcgaggtcaaggaaaagtggttaggaaaggacttgggagctaattatttttttttttcactattcGACCACACCCCGTGACAGTTGGCAAGATGACTTATGATGTTTCCTCCTTCAGACCCACGACAGTAAGGAGCACCTTGCTATGATGGAGAGAGTCCTCGGCCCGATCCCCACAAACCTCCTGCAGAGAACTAAGTATGGGCCTATTTTAGTAACGCTTCTGTGTTTTGGTAGTTGGGAGGATAAAAATCTATTTAACTCAATTTACGAGGCCTCATATCGATGTAATtgaactgatttttattttgcaattGCACAGGAAACAGCGGTATGTTCACCGGGGCAGGCTTGACTGGGACGCACACAGCTCCTCTGGGAGATATGTCAAGAAACACTGCAAACCCCTCAAGGTAAGAGGAATACTACCataagacagacacacagtcagtgttggagtgctgctgtgctgtaaaCACACCTGTACCCATCAAACGTGACTGAAAAATACACTCCCAACACCTCAAACTctgatgtttacatgttgtaTCATGTTAGCTGGCTGTTTATTGGCCATCAGTGCGCAAGAGTCATGTTGTTGTACGCGACCCACAACTTGAGCACACTGAGTCCAGCCCACATTTAGTTCACATATTGGATCTGACCAAATGACACAGCATGCATGTAAAAAGAGTGGTTATAGAGTTCAGTAAAGGCATCGTCTGTGTGATTAGCCTGTTGAACACAGTCCTGAAAGTctcattcaaaaacaaaatttgagTGTCACCAATCTGGTATTTACTGCAGGTTGCGGGTCTCGTGTTGATTTGTCCACTatgtacaaacaaaatgtaGAACTTACTTTAATTTGTGCTTCTTTTCCATCAGCATTACATGTTGTCTAAGAGTGAAGACCACCAGCAGCTGTTCGACCTGATACAGAAGATGATGGAGTACGACCCAGCAAAGCGCCTCAGCCTTGAACAGGCCCTGCGACATCCTTTCTTCAACTGTTACCAGAGCAGTAGCAGCAAAAGCAAAAGCAGCAGTagcaaaagcagcagcagaagaagcagcagcgGAAGCAGCAAAAAAGACTGAACTCCCTGAAGCTGTAAACCTCTGACCTGTAACCTCGGCCAGGGCTTGGCTGTCAACATGACATTTATCATGGTGCTCGGTGCCAGCCTCTACTTCCTGACTCTCCAGGAGAGGTGTACCTTAACTGACTGTATCAGTCCACTGCCCTGCTTTACTGTGTCCTGTCCTCCGCCGGTGTGTTTCTTAGCCTGACTCATcaagttgtgttttcatttgtggcATGTTTAATGTAATGAATCTCCAAACtgattttctatttattaattTGTAGCTTCTAAGCCCATACTgagctttttctgtttttgttttttttagcccaACTGTGTCCAAGTTCTCTCTATGCATTGTCAAGTTTGTGATGGGTAACATTGAGAGCTACTTAATTCCCTGCATCAGTCTCACAAGTGATAATTTATTCAGCATTGAcggatgtaaaaaaaagagaagaaaaaagatatCGCAGGCAGAAATCCTTGTACATAAAGtttgttaagatattttttttcactggcCCGTTATGTAACTTTTGCAGAATCCTGTACATTTTCTCAATAAACGTGAATGGACGACAGATCTGTCTTGTATGATTTTTATGTGCATGTAGGTGCAGTGGCTGCATTCATCCACAGGATGGCAGTAAGACGCCTTCACAttactgtcagtctggctgaTAGGTGAACATCACTGAAGTCCAACATGACTTGATCTGAGTCTGTGGTGACTTCAGCctgatattgattttctttgGGGTATTTTGCTGTGAGATATCAGCCCCACTGGTGTTTTAAAAGTACgcattaaaactgaacatttactACAAACGGCACCTTTCTCAAACTTATCAGAGGGAAGTTTAAATTAGAAATGATTTGTCcaacaataatataattaagATCTGTTACAAACTCTTAAAACgttttaaatgactgaatgagaGTAGACTCAAATTTGCAGATTGAATGTGGGAATATCAAAACGCTGCGTGACTGACTTGACCATCTGCAAGACGCGCGCAAATTGTCTCTTTATTGACAGTATATTGCGACATGCAGTGTCTGAAAGTGATTTATTTGGTGGGGAAATGTGAAACCAAACTACCCGCTTGTGTTTGTAAAAGCCTCAAAAACAAGAAGTAATTACAAATGTCGCAATTGTATCATCTTAAAAAGccttatcatcatcatcatcatcatcagtcattgCTCCAGTTGTTCTACTACAAAGGCTTTGGGGAAATGATGGGAGTAAATAAAATCATCTCCAGGGATCGTAAACCGTATTGAACTCAAGTGATCTGAAGTCATCCAACCCAGACGCTCACGGTCTCACAGCTGTCAATCTGCAGCCTCCCACGTGGTCAGCAGGGCGGGCGCATCTCAACTAGTTCAACGTGAAACTTTTAGGAGGCAAACAATTGGACCCATTGGTAGTTGCAATTGCACATCCATGTAGGATACTCCCCAACAGGAAACAACGACCCGCAACTTAGTAGGCGCCTGTTCTTTGGTTTGCATCCAGATCGCTCCCATCTGTGTCTGGCGTAACCCCAGTGCgcactgctgctgcctcttGTTCCAATTTAAGACAGTGCTTTGAACCCCGAGTCCAGAGTACCGTAGTTAGTGTTGTGAGTGAGTTAGGTGCGCTGCTTAGTTAGTCCGCGGAGGCTGATTACAATTTGGTTGCAACAAAACGaggtgttttgctttgttttcatcaaGAGGACTTTGAAGCAGGATTTCAGCATGGATACAGCCAACGGCTCTATCGGGGAAACTAAGCCGGTGTGTCAGTGTGCGTCCAAGCCCGCGGTCCAGCGGTGGCTTCCAGGTTTTCCCATCGCACTGTGCTTGCTGATGTCCCTGAGCTCCGTCACCGTGTGTCTTCTGATGAGCTTCAAGACCTACGAGCTGGAGAACCGACTGCAGATGGAGATGAACAAAGCGTCTGTCTTCCACCCGCCACACAGAGATTTTCTAAACACGGATGGGACCCTTGTTCCAGAGCTGAGCACCCCAATAGGGaggctggtggaagaggtaCATGACATCTACtgtgaatttaattaaaactgaTGTAATACACTGTACTGTGTTTGTGAACATCTGAAACACTCACTGCTCGCCTGTGCGTAAAGTGTGCGTAATAACAGGGAACATATGCACAGAGGTttacaaacacaccaaactTGGCACATTTTGCCAATTCTTGCACCCTAATTATTTTCCCGAAAATCATTCCTTTTTAATACATGACCTTAGGGATCAACCATGCACGCAGCTGGCCAATTAGTTTGCAGTTAAAGCTCTTTATAGGGTGACATAACCACTGATGATAGACACAACCTATAATTTGATCACATGGAAAAGAAATCGAGGAGagtcctttcatttttttttaactgtaatgTTAGAACGATTATGATCTCATTACGGTTACTGGTAGTCATTGAGATTATTTCAATCTTGTTccattttctgaatttttacatttttatcttaCACTGGAatttgctctgtgtgtctgcagaaagTGGTGGTGCTGATGCCGAAATTGCGGACAACTAGGGATGTTGGCCAAGAGTGCTCCTGTCCTCCAGGTATCTTTCTCTGTTCTTTGAAGCATAAGTAGCACttaccaaaacacacaaacaagacactAAAAACGTGTGTCCTATCAGGTCAAAGTTACAGTCTAGGCATGACTGACTGCTTGTGAAACCCTATAGTGTGTCTGCACATGATGCTTTTGGCAGCTCTCCTGAAggctctatgtgtgtgtgtgtgtgtgtgtgtgtgtgtgtgtgtgtgtgtgtgtgcgtgtgtgtgtatgtgtgtgtgtgtgtgtgtctttttctctgtggaGGATTGCAGCCTGTAAGCTTGCGTAGGGTCCATACTGTGACAGCAGGGCTCAACACTCAGCAGACCAGTGGGGTTGGGATGTCCAGTCTGTGCTCTCGATGCCTTGTGTCAGTGGGGGATGCTCACTTTAATAGATGGAGCAGCCGTGAGCCAAGATTGGCCACGTTTGGCTTGCGGTGTTCATTTCAGGGCTTGTGATAGTTTCACGGGTGGAGAACAGTGTGCGATCCACATCGAGTTTCACACAGTCCCCTGTTATGCCTGCGTATGAAAGAAAGCTGGTATTTCTTTTATGatatttgatgtgatgtgtctGCACATATTGATGAAGCGTGAACATTGGTTAGTGTGACCAAATGATCTCAGCTGTGTATTAAATGGTTTACATGGACTCTTTTACCTCACCTGTGGAATAGGACTGCCAGAAAAGTTCTCTGGCTTGCAgcaacaggatgtgtgtgtgtgtgtgtgtgtgtgtgtgtgtgtgtgtgttttattgaagCTGGCTTTCATAACATTCcaatttttcaaaaaaattgcaaatCAGGTGGAATCCTACCATCcttctgaagagagagagagcatctgcttgcacacatttttttctcttaaatttttgttacagcagaggttatgtttttttcaggGAATGTCTGTCCCtggctcttctttctttcttcctttcttcctttctttcttccttcctttctttctttttgtctctgggGTGTGAATAGTCTTGCAACAACAAGAACAGGTGAAAACGTTCACAAGTGGAATTTCTGGCC includes:
- the clk4a gene encoding dual specificity protein kinase CLK4 isoform X1; the encoded protein is MRHSKRMRSPGVWLDEYSWEERMECRKRRKRDSHSSERENKSRRTLRHHKTHEGHYLETRSLNQRLDTREGHSLDMVCEEGTREDTYKDRDEDWHHYSKSSGRSGRSGRSRRSSRRNRDRRRRRSHSRHRSSTRRSHHRRSRKRSRSVEDDDEGHLIYHSGDMLRARYEIVCTLGEGAFGKVVECIDHTNDGARVALKIIKNIDRYREAAMSEVEVLEQLKSLDSDKRYACVHMLDWFDYHGHICIAFELLGLSTYDFLKENNFQPFPVEHIRHMAYQIIKAVRFLHKNKLTHTDLKPENILFIDSDYDMEYNSEMKRDERTLRNADVKIVDFGNATYEHEHHTSVVSTRHYRAPEVILDLGWNHSCDVWSVGCILIEYYLGSTLFQTHDSKEHLAMMERVLGPIPTNLLQRTKKQRYVHRGRLDWDAHSSSGRYVKKHCKPLKHYMLSKSEDHQQLFDLIQKMMEYDPAKRLSLEQALRHPFFNCYQSSSSKSKSSSSKSSSRRSSSGSSKKD
- the clk4a gene encoding dual specificity protein kinase CLK4 isoform X2, encoding MSEVEVLEQLKSLDSDKRYACVHMLDWFDYHGHICIAFELLGLSTYDFLKENNFQPFPVEHIRHMAYQIIKAVRFLHKNKLTHTDLKPENILFIDSDYDMEYNSEMKRDERTLRNADVKIVDFGNATYEHEHHTSVVSTRHYRAPEVILDLGWNHSCDVWSVGCILIEYYLGSTLFQTHDSKEHLAMMERVLGPIPTNLLQRTKKQRYVHRGRLDWDAHSSSGRYVKKHCKPLKHYMLSKSEDHQQLFDLIQKMMEYDPAKRLSLEQALRHPFFNCYQSSSSKSKSSSSKSSSRRSSSGSSKKD